The genomic stretch atgATCCTCGAACCCATgatctcgtgatccgtagttgaacatctTAACCACTAACCACTAGGAAGAGGCAGTTATTGAATCCATgttattcatacattcattcattcataaaatgaaatttggtacagGAGATCATTGAATTTTGTTCAAATAATCATATGAGCTTGATATGAAGTGTTACTCAGAAATCTCAGAGACTTCTTCTACTTTTTCTGTTACTAGGTCTGTCTCCGTACTAAGTTGGCTGGAACCATCCCTAGTATAAACGTAGTGCTTTTGATGCGGCTGCCCACTGAGTCAATCCAGTCAGCCAAGCTCACTCTTAGCAGGACACTGATTGCTTTAGGGAATGATGCTGAGTAGCCTTTTTTTAATTCGTAGCATCTAAGCATAACATGTAAGTAGATATCAGTGTTTCCTCTCCTTCCATGCACGCTCTGCTTCATAAAAACTGTATCTATTACTGAGGCATTACCAAGTAAAATCTTTTTTCGAATTCATATTCTTTTCTTATAAGAATTTGCCTTAGAAttttaaaagacactaaaaatGCAGATAACATTCTAAGGTGGAAGTATTAATCAGCGAATTTATCATCGTCACGATtaagtcatttaaaatattgtcaCCAAGGAGAGAAGCTCAACCTTGAAAAGACTGATTACGGCATGAAAGCGCCCCACAATactcttttaatttttcattatgcAGCAATAAAAACATCGTAAATGAGAACGACAAAAAAGTCGTTGGGACAAAAACCACGAGTTGGGGCGAATTTCGCAACTCATCCCGCCGTAATGATGGCcgcttgaaaaaaaatttaaatatcaaaaggCCGGACGAGGCACGATAAtggtttaaaatcatttttcattCCAGTCACTTGTGAGTCAGAAATGAAAACGGTAGCCATCGGCCGCCCTCCCATTAATCTCAAGTCGTCTCGTGGTTTGAATTTTTGGACAAGGTCCATGTTTCATTGGCTACAGTGCTCAAGAACACATATATTAAGCTCCGAAACAAAATGGGGCTGTTAAGTTTAAGTTGCGATGGTATCTCTGAATGTCACCGTAATTTGAGAAGTGGCGTTCAAGTTTCGAgccaattaatattattttttattaatacagttGCTTAAAAGTGATACCTTTGCTGTTATATCCTGCGGAGGCTGTGTAAAGTTATATATTTCGTCCTAACGCTtttatactttttcttttttatatgatACTAGTGTCTACCCGTGTGTACTATGTACAGTAGGTAAATCTACTaatgtgtttaatattaaaGGCTACGTGAAAAACAGATAAACCCACGaactttgttattataatatttgtagattttgctgttagtaagtatattccTGATATATTTAtactcaattttataaaaaagatgGGTTAATAAACGGACTGTTTTTTAGATCTATTCCACTATGGGATCGATCTAAACatatctaaagattgttaaatagGTTATACTTTTGAAATGCTCAGTAGATACCAGCGCGGAGTAATTAAAGTGGCGATGACCACTCTCGGTGCCCCGGAGACCTGGTTAACTCATATGCAGTGGTAGGATTGATAGAAAATTATTGGCTGatgataatttgtttatttattaatttatttataatgataagaATATACTTTATCTGCAACTGGAAATCGAGCTTTTCGAGGTTTaatgaaaacttaaataatttaagaaagatataattatacaacgtgaaaccgaattacgaaataatgttgaaggatgcataagtaatTTCATAGGAAGGAATCACCCcgtaaatgttaaataaaagaagcatatttatttttctatacaaaacgaattcaaatcattctaatgtttacttatgacaaccctattgaagatcaaataccgacacgtgcatagtacctacgctacgcgacgcgtacatactaaagtggcaggagtcacaagattttaattttgcatgtaatgttagagctgtatctgatttcttttagtaaaactatagcagtggtttacccaaaaactataaggtttaCGGTTTCACAGATGTGAAACAGTAATAGTTATctgactggactggactggactgtcTCTTACACTTAGATAAGTGTCAGAGACAGTCCATAATGTACcactaaagcctgtgaaatattatttcggttttcatttacaagttgtatatacCTTTGTATGAACGTCGTCGTTCAAAGAGGCTTTGGCTACTTAAACTTAGGGGACTGGGGTGCacgctttaaaatatatacaattccTTAAAATTCTCACAGGAACCGTACATATAGGGATTAGAAACTTGTATACCTTGCCAGCTCATACCTCAATGTAACAATTACTCTGATCCGTTGCCCGACTGGTTTATGAGAGAAGTGCAAGCCAAGAAACCAACATACtattgcattcataatattggaagggatatttaaaaattataaaatacgaaACAGAtaactttaagtaaaactttatttacaaagatgttaattttaattacaattaggTAATGATTAtaatcagttttatttattctttttgaCCTTCCTGGTGTAGGTGTCTACAGGTGGTAAACCACTGTCAAATTCGCTTGCCGTATGCATCGAGCTCTGCTTGTTCACTATTTTGTGTGCAAACACACCCACTTTCATTTTCGggaaactgaaataaaaagttttgaaataGTTAACTTTTAACGATGAGGCATCTacatctatttaaaaaattgttattcttATAAAAATGGATTAAAAACTGAAATGAAATCATTTTTGTTCTTGTATTATTAGGTACAATACGAGAACGTACAccatttctttattattattattatttagggaccaagcagatggcccacctgatgataagagGAAACTATAGCCTATAAACATAGttacacttcgcaaggcatggtAGGAAACTTCCTACAATGTGCCGTTTCTCCCATACATTATTTTTCGATTTATGCGCAGACAGTTCTCAGAGggcagattttttttctgatttactattaactatattttattgctatattTTGGCCAATTTCCACCATATTGcgttattcatattttatataactttaaagttttatcaaaatcaactcagtagtttttgcgtgaaagtgtaacaaactaTCCATCCATATaaaattcgcatttataatattagtaggatatacaCTAATTTTCACcatttatttatgcaactgttataCAATGTTGGTTTTAATATTAGCAATAAGCTTAtagtttcagaatcttttataaaGGATTTAAATCATGGGAGTAGATAGAATAACATAATACCTACTATGCTCCATTATCCCAAGGCAAACAAACTAgatacatccctactaatattataaatgtgaatgtaagtttgtttgttacgctttcacgcggaaactactaaaccgatcctcatgaaactttgtacacatattcttggaagtgttagaagtaatttaggataatttttatcccgacattaagctcagttcctttgggagagggggtgagtgtttgacgattttacaccataactccggaaaattataaccgatttaaataattatttttgtaatatagaggttataatatgtgtttaattttacccaaactgtggttggagatagacgacagaactcctcagcggacagcggcacacccctcatttaaggctcagcgatactgaatactttaatttttttagatctacagctaaatttaatgttacatcaaaaaacaaaatcaaacgcagacgaagtcgcgggcagcagctagtagaGTATAAAACATCCACATGAAAACAactgcttaaaaaaaattggaatcaAAACTTACCCAGGTCGTTTTTTCTCTTCCTCGTCATGCATTGTTAGACGATTATTGGGTCTCTCTTTCTGCAAATTTGGATCGGATCTAGCACGCCTGGCAAGAGCCGCGGGAGTTTCTCTCAGTGCGAAGGCTTTGGCGGCGTGTCCTAAATGCAGTAGTCGTGCGTCCAACCACATTCGGACCTCGCGCGGGTAGCACGAGTAGAAGCGAACCCATGATGTGAAAGCTTTAAAAGAAGCAGAATCGTTGTCTCACAACATTCCTATACGAAATATTTGAGATGGGACTATAGAAATATCACGAGATCGAATTCATATTGATTTAGAACCAAGATTTTCAGTTCATAAccaagaagcggtgatagcgcattgggtaggagctcaacttcactttcggggggcgcgAGTTCGTaactcggcacgcacctctaacttttctaagttatttgcgtttttgagcaattaaatgaTTCTTTTTTGATATTATGCACTAAGTTTAGGCTATTATGCACATGGATGGTTTcattattaatacaatttattaagtaatatatagctagatacaaagtaaataaaaaaaaatatacgacgtcaatacagacatcgccatctacttactaagatgactgatgaacttGTTTTTGTGTATACCAAAATAAAAGTTCATTTTTATCTCTCAGATATTTTAATGGAgcaatttcattattttcttattaaatttgCATTAATCAGTCAGTAAGTGAGactttttcaataataaaaacgcTTTGAAAAGCTGTTAGTTCTTATTcgatcaattattaatttttgacgTTATAATTTTACTGTTCACCGTAGGAAACAAAGTTACGTTTTTCCATGAAccttcttatttataaaatgatgtaAGTTGAAGAGCGACGAAACACTGCATTACTGTTCCGAGGTTATgtcatgtttattaatataactgttgGAATTTATGGACACCtcttaaaatagttaaataactATAGTGTGGATGTTAAAACTTTTCCATACCTCTGCTAGCCCTAGCCAGCCATTCTTTTGAACCGTGGGCAGTGTATTCTAGTTTACTTTGCACAGCGATGGCCGCACGTTGTCGCGTCGGCGCCGATGGCACTACAGTTTGCAAAGCGTCCAAGGCTCGCGATTCGTCCGATTGCCGCAACCTGTGTTGTACAATTCAATCACTCCCAACTTATATTACCAATTCCAATAGAAGTTTAGATGAAAAGTAGACGATaagtaaagtaataatattcctaataaaaaaaaggtacattaagcggccttatcgtttaaaGGCGATCTcaaccaggcaacctaccaaaggaCATGAAGCTGGATCAAAGGATTAAGGCCACTCCTATAGGATAATGGATTTCACCAACTAAGCagattaaatatgtattttaacatCTCGATCTTCCAAACAAATGCATACGAATAACTTGCAATGAATAGCAAAGTAAGCGTCGacactagaccaatgaggcagtcaatttattaattttagtttttattagaatttacCAAATTTAGAGAATAGTTATACAGAATTGTATACATCTCCTCAACCATATATAACTAAACTATCACTTTACGAATTAACCAAAAGTCGTCTTTCTTAATGAAAATTCAGATGAAGTATGAACAAATATGCATAAGAAATGGGAAGGTTACCTAATACGTTTCTGCTCTAGATGCCTCACAAACTCTGCCTCGCTTGGTAGTAGGAACAACACGGCCGCACCTACTTGCGCTGCGCGACCTGTCCGCCCTACCCTAAGGGattattaaagaattttaaacaTCACCGAAAAAACAGAAATGCATTTATTCCTGTGAACGCTTACGTGATACGAATTTTGGTTACCTGTGAACGTAGTCCGTTGCAGAAGTCGGAGCGCAATACTGCAGCACTAAGTCCACTTTTGGTAAGTCCAACCCTCTTGCGGCTACGTCCTGACcagaaatattggatagaataaATAGAGTTGTATCTAACTTTAAAAGCTACAAAAAACTAGGAAGTCTTAGGTAATAATACCTAAAACATTAACAACGAAAGTTACAAAGTCAAATTTGAAATCTTTCTCCGCAACGTCttcatctcctgagaatgcttcAGTATGAGTGCATGAAAAGTTCGTAAATTTTCGTTCGTAAAAAAAGCGTTTTAAGCtctaaaaattttcaaaattttactcTCATAACATTGAgactttttgtataaaaaaattaagaaattataagtagCAGTGTGCAAATTCGTATGTTTTCAAGGGATAAAGCAAATGAGataattgttaaagttataACTCCTTATTAAAGACTTTAAATGTGATAATCTATATCACAAACTTTTGTAAATGCTAACTTCAAATATCTTACGACAGCTAGAAAGAATAGCTTATAGTACCTACATACAGAAGCGAATTTGAATATATCTACCGAGAAAACTAGTACGTAATTTAAGTCATATAGAAAATTTAACAACCTCGAAagtctgtaatttttaaataaagaacctGGCGAATTACCCGACAAAACGTCAGCACCGAAAAATTACGATTATTATAAGCTTACGGTACAAAAGAGTAGTCCTCTCTTTGCAGAACGGAATTGTTTGAAAACTTCTATCCGTTGCTCGTGAGGCATAGAACCGTGTAAACTGAACACATCTAAATCCAAGGGCAGGAGACCACCTTCAGCAGGACTCTCGTAATCCATCTCGAATTCCGAATCCGATCCTTCTGATTTTTCCTAGGATAATTAAATTGCATTAATTACAACTCGTTCTATGTATAGACATCATATAGCAAGGGGCAAGTAGGACTTTTACTGCTAAAGAAATTTGGTTAAGCCATGAGTACCAAAAgtacaaaataagtatttacCAGTTTCTTTTTCTTGGCATTTGATGTTTTGTTTGgatcgtttttctttttaacctCTTTGCCAGTTAAAACAGTCTCGATTAATTCTGTATGATAGTCGACCATTTCTAGAGTTGCcataaaaacaatcattttacctccctttttatttaatacacagTGTTCTACGATAAGAGAGCACAACGTTACCAATCTAAGCTTCATTGGCACAACTAAGAATGTCTGATTAACAGTAGCTGGCAAGATAAGTTCATCTTCTACGATAGCTGATTTAATCGCttgtacaaatatattttcactttcaggtttattgttaattttttcttCTACTTTCATAGCATTATCTACGTTTATACCTTCGTCTGCGTTTTCACTTTCAATTTTTTTCTGCTCTTTGAAATATTCATAATCTGAATCACTATCACTCTCCGATTTTCTTCTGGTATTGgtgacttttatatttttaattgttgattCATTTTTACTGCTACTGGACAATTCAGAATGATTACCATCCTTAACACCTAAAACGATTGAATATTTTCCTAGCATtagaaaaaattcaaattttatatggaatttattaactaaatttttatttcaaaaataattacctGGACTTTTTCCTTTACTAGAGTCTACTAAGCCTTCTTTTACAGAGtgattatttatactaataggTGATCCAGTATCATCATTCtgttttttagttttgaaaGTACTTTGATTATTTGACTGAACATCTTcagttgttttaatattttttaatgaatcagCAACAAGTGATTTACCATCTGATGTATCTACAAATACAGGATCTTGCATGGTAATTCCAGCTAAATTTTCGACTGCCTAAAGATAACCAAAACATTTTATTCAGGTTTTCTGaactattacaaaataaatcataatagttttttttttcaaattacaagtataaaatatcatttaaaaaagattttttttctgttttaatttctATAGTCAATTACCTTAGTAAGAGTAGCAGAAAGAAGAATAGTTTGTCTTTCTTTAGATAAGAAAACTTTTGTTAAAGGATGTTCAGTATTAGATTCTCCTTGATCTTCAACAGGTTCAAGTTCTTGATCTTtaatgtcatcattatcaattaattttttgttaatggTCTGTTTCATAAGTGCAAGAGGGTCATAAGTGGCTGCTTTTTTGTGGTCTTCAATGGCTTTTACAATAGCAGCTACATCTTTTTCATAACCCATGTCTAATAATCTATCAGCTTCGTCAAGTATTAGACAtctagatataaataaaaaacgattCCAAGAtcaattcattaaattataatataatagcaaaaatattaataatacatattattataactttagaaTTGAAGATATCTTTGTTAATATAGGCAAATTAATATAGtggtaattgtatttcccaaTGCACAATGAATAACGCTTAAAAAGAGTTCTAAACATGTACTGTATGGCTAAAATGTgcaaccagagaaaattatgtctaaaaatgtttaaaataaacatattggaACCAACAGGATTCAAGCCTGGAACTCCTTGGCAATCGCGCCCTGAAAGCTACGGCTTGCATTCTTCCGAGGcggaaattaatatattttcccctttttatcagtcttatatgttggtttaaaaaattttaatatgcaattaaaaaatgtataaatatgatttttccttcaagtgtacataaaaaacactaaagtaataaaaagtcaATTTTCTTGTCTTATATCATACAAATCGGAAGAGAAAATGGTAGCCCTAATGGTTTTGGTTGCGCTCACGACAATCACAGCctggaattatttttaaagtcaccatttaaaaatttacataaaacatatttaaaatcaatttaccTTCTAGTATGTACCTATTACTTGTGACTCCAACCTGTTTATATAGCCCATTGGGGATTGAACGCAGGACCTCAATATGATCTGTGCACCAAATATGCTAGCTAATAGATGAACATGGGAGTTAGCTGAAATTCTTAAAATACAAACTCAACAAATAACTTACCCAGTTTTAGCAAAGTTCAGTGAATGTGTATGTCTTAAGTGGTCATTAATACGGCCAGGTGTTCCCACTAATATACTGAGACCTTTCCGTAACCTTGCTTTCTCAGCTTTTCTCTTTTGACCTCCACTCAATAGACCAGGCACAAGCCAGATAAAGGGCTACAAGAAGAAATTTAACCCTAttactatttaatataatatagtaaatgtaATCTTATAAACTTGGGAACATTTGTTGtaggtattatataaaaatttgaacCATGAAATTAAAGTAacctacaaaattaaatttaaaaagggaAACTTTACCTTTACAAGTTTGACAAACAGTTCATATGTTTGTACTGCTAGTTCTCTGGTAGGAACCACAACAAGAACTCGTACGCCATCATGCCTATTTATTTTTGGCCTTATAGCCTGCAATCCTTCAATAACTGGTAGTGCATATGCTAAAGTTTTGCCAGATCCTGTTTGTGATCTATTAAAAAGTGTATTataggtattgttttttttttaaatgaatattctGCCTATTAAAGACTTATTATAaaggaaaactttaaaaatatgataaaacataaaaataatttcataattactACATTTAAAACTACAAAATCCAAAGCATATTTATGTCCTACAGCTGCTACAGGCCTCCTTTCTCACAGGAGAAAGGGATTAAGAGCATAGACTCACCAACCAACTTTAATCAATGTCGGCTGAAAATTTGGATCACCactgaacatatatttttaaaaccaatcACAATGTTATAACTTTTAACCTCAGAGCTCTTATGTAACCaatgtaatattgtaatttCAAAAGCTGTACTACTTCTACTAATACACAAATCTAGCATCATAAACATCTTCATATAAAATTCAacgattaataaatatttcatgcCAGATTTTTTGACTACACAATATAGATTTTGCTGTGGCAATATtttcttttgcatttattttttaatacatactaCGTATTACATACCTGATTAAAACATCTCTACCctctaaaataattgaaatagcTTTCTGCTGTACAGTCATTAGCTCagttaaattaagattttgttttaaatttgcaACACTGTGAGGGTGAATATTTAAATCTGAAAATGACTTGCCCGCAAATACTTTTTCAACTAAGGGCTTGACTGCCTTCTGTCCTAATTTAGGTACATCGGGATTGTTTTTGAATAAAGATGATATCCAGGGCCCACTGCGAGGTTTCTGTTTAATCTGGATTTCATCAGTGATCTCCTGGTAATTTTTACCATGAAATTTGCCTTTGTTCTCGCTGAGATCACGCAAAGCTGACGCTAAATTATCTTCTTTTGTAGGCTGCGTCAGTTTGGGTATTTTATTTTGGGGTTCCTCcaaattttttacaaaaatcttcTTCTGAACCGCATTTTGGGTTCTTTTCCTTGCTATTATTTTACCGCTAAAGTCAGATTTAGGCTTAAATTTGTAATCCGAAGCATTGTTTTGTAAAGATTGTGGTTTGTTATTCTTCTTGATCGGTTTCTAAAACAACCATGACATAAAGCAAAAGTCGGAATATTTAGCTACATACTACAAGAAACTAAGCACACTTACCTTCGTGGAAACTGATATATTCATTTGTAAATCATCCATTTTAAAGTAGTATTACACACAATCAacacactattttttttattttaggttattcgCACGTTCACACTTGTCACTTGGGCATGTTTTGACATTTCGTTTGTTGACATGCAATGACAGTTGACGTTCTAAAACACAGTAACTGTTATACGCAGAAGCGAACAGaattccattaaaaaaatattacgaagtaaaacataaatttgTTTAACTAATACTTAAACCGGGCTGGGTCTgcgtgatattaaaaaaagtgcTTCATCAACCACTTCACGCCGCGCCACGGTTTTTTCTTAACCGCTTTGCCTTATTTTTAGGGTTCACCATGTTATGAAAAGGGTTTAAAACCGCGAACAACTTCGTTACAAAGAACTCTTTTGATGCGATATTTAGCCTTCTGTAGCttcatatttttaatgcaatcaattttaaattttgaaatgaattatattttttaatatattatacaacgaGTTGGGTATATTGGgttttacagtcgaggcggtattAGACCGAGCTGTAAACGTTTCTTTTCCTCTCAAGTGTGATAAAAATCGTCCTATGAAATACGTAAAGTACATTGCTTATTACACTCTTGGCTTCCTTTTCGCGCTCGTTTACAGCACCCACGCTTTTAAATGACTATATGACtgtaaagtataatataataaactatgcTATCCAATACCATGCAACAGGTAGTAGACGCATGAAATATTCACAGAATGTTGAGTTATAATATTCACTTCAaagataaaatatgaatttaaaataaaactcccATACAACAATTGAGGTTGTTTGGCCATTTTTGTTAAATAGCttactgttgcccgcgttcttcgtccgcgtatattaCGGTctttcacaaatcccgtgggaaacgtttgttttcctggtacttataaaaaatagcttatgttactctccatccttccaactaactttatgccaaaatgaatgttgattggttgcttaaagGAAGggcatacaaacaaacaaacactttcgattttatatattatattaataagataTGGTCGCATTTGCTCGGCCAGTACTTTTAGAaatctaaaagtaaaaaaaaaataagaataagaaaGACCAAGATTTTTGTAGGCCATAATTCTTGTCTTTGGTATTTTTGTAGAATTTATAGATTTCTAACAAAAATACTAAAGACAAGTATTTTCGtagaacataattattattatgtaccgCAGGATCGCGAAGGTTTTTACTTCTGGCTTGATTTACATATACCATTTTGAAAGCTGAAATCATGTTATTATACttaactgaaattaaataaagcccATGCTACCccatataaaaatagatttctAATGCTGAAAGAATTATTAAGTCAAGTTTATCAATTAAgggtatataaaaaagtaagtctTATGTTTATGCAAAAAGGACAGGGGCGTCAAAAGGACTTCATTAGCACAAATAGGAATACTTaccaattatttttacttaaattatgcAGAATACTATTTCCCCGTACCTAAtctttgagaaaaataaatcaatccTATTCACTCGCATAGAGTCAAGTAGAGTATTATAAATTAAGGTATTATATATAGCGGATAATTGatagatatactcgtatgtacgGACATTCAAGCGACTTCCTCCGCGCCTCCGGTGTATTCCGCGTTAATTAAGGGTCGCAGAGCGATGTCATTTATCCTTCTTCCGCAATAAACGAATTATCTGATTGAACGTACCTATGTTTAATTAATCAAAACAAGTGTAGTTTTTTCGCCTAAGTAATCTATGCCTACTATTATAACCTAACTTAATATATACAAGGGGAAAGTTTGAGCggtaatctcaggaactatctAGTCCGAGTTGTTGTTATTGCGTTGGATAGGCAGTTAATAATAGTCCGTATAACATGACGCTTTGACTCAAAGTTAGCATGGGTGAATCCACGGGGCACAGCTTGTCGTAAAGAAAAACGAATTAAGGGTACAAAGAGTACACTTTGCGGATGAGAGCGCCAGCGGTCCACGTGGCAGCGCGTGTCCGTAAAGCATTGCTTTGTGACGCCTATGGGGtggaataaatatttgtaatctgAAAagctatgtttatattataagtgccCCTGTTATGTATGAATAGCATCATTTAAGAACCATAGATGTAATTGATCAAAGTAATggaaccggaaaatgtttgaacGATCAATTTTCTTTTGAAGTTTTTATGGGCCTTATTGTCACATAACAGTGTTTTTAGTAACTAGGCGATTATTGGGACTACGCACGATTTAAAATGCAATAGGTATAGCTACACCAAGGATATAcctaataatagtttattaaaaaatcttcTCGAAAAACTCTGGTCTGATCTAAAACCATACAGCCCTTTCGTTTTATaggttttgaatatttttagaatattttatatatatattttaatattctagattattttttagaatattttaccACCATCGAGTACCTTTTTTTAGTTccaccggcccacttcagggcacgggtttcctctcagaatcagAAGGGTCCAACCACCGCTCTGGCCCAGTGTGAAtcgatagacttcacacgcccatatgtagaactctcaggtatgcaggttttgcACACAATCTCTTTCCTCACCATTGAATCAAGTGGTATTTCATTTCTccaaacgcacgtaactccgaaaagtaataGGTGCGTGCAGTGCCGgttatcgaactcggtccccccgaaagggagatCAAatctctaaccactaggccattACTGCTTATAAATGTACAAAACGCAATAAATCAAATGGCTAAGCATATTACATTTGAATCTCATCTCATCAGTTTTGTAAGTAAGTAATTCAATAAGAACAAATAGGTAGCAATCTCgtaataaaatgtttgattCGATTAGGAACACTATAGCTCTTAAGTCCTGTCGCTTGCCCGCTTTACCTACAATCGGGGCCGGGT from Pararge aegeria chromosome 4, ilParAegt1.1, whole genome shotgun sequence encodes the following:
- the LOC120637950 gene encoding probable ATP-dependent RNA helicase CG8611, producing the protein MDDLQMNISVSTKKPIKKNNKPQSLQNNASDYKFKPKSDFSGKIIARKRTQNAVQKKIFVKNLEEPQNKIPKLTQPTKEDNLASALRDLSENKGKFHGKNYQEITDEIQIKQKPRSGPWISSLFKNNPDVPKLGQKAVKPLVEKVFAGKSFSDLNIHPHSVANLKQNLNLTELMTVQQKAISIILEGRDVLIRSQTGSGKTLAYALPVIEGLQAIRPKINRHDGVRVLVVVPTRELAVQTYELFVKLVKPFIWLVPGLLSGGQKRKAEKARLRKGLSILVGTPGRINDHLRHTHSLNFAKTGCLILDEADRLLDMGYEKDVAAIVKAIEDHKKAATYDPLALMKQTINKKLIDNDDIKDQELEPVEDQGESNTEHPLTKVFLSKERQTILLSATLTKAVENLAGITMQDPVFVDTSDGKSLVADSLKNIKTTEDVQSNNQSTFKTKKQNDDTGSPISINNHSVKEGLVDSSKGKSPGVKDGNHSELSSSSKNESTIKNIKVTNTRRKSESDSDSDYEYFKEQKKIESENADEGINVDNAMKVEEKINNKPESENIFVQAIKSAIVEDELILPATVNQTFLVVPMKLRLVTLCSLIVEHCVLNKKGGKMIVFMATLEMVDYHTELIETVLTGKEVKKKNDPNKTSNAKKKKLEKSEGSDSEFEMDYESPAEGGLLPLDLDVFSLHGSMPHEQRIEVFKQFRSAKRGLLFCTDVAARGLDLPKVDLVLQYCAPTSATDYVHRVGRTGRAAQVGAAVLFLLPSEAEFVRHLEQKRIRLRQSDESRALDALQTVVPSAPTRQRAAIAVQSKLEYTAHGSKEWLARASRAFTSWVRFYSCYPREVRMWLDARLLHLGHAAKAFALRETPAALARRARSDPNLQKERPNNRLTMHDEEEKKRPGFPKMKVGVFAHKIVNKQSSMHTASEFDSGLPPVDTYTRKVKKNK